One stretch of Pseudoxanthomonas sp. Root65 DNA includes these proteins:
- the rng gene encoding ribonuclease G translates to MSEEILVNVTPRETRVAVIENGMLQELHIERGWRRGVVGNIYKGKVQRVMPGMQAAFVEVGLDRAAFLHANDIVRSSPGAVVEGEDAPLPTPPAAPIMDLLRDGQDIVVQVVKDPIGSKGARLTTQISIPSRYLVLLPQSKVIGVSARIEDEAERHRLKQVVTELAGLHGGHGYIIRTNAEGQPAEALAEDIAYLSRVWNVVERRGRESPSCSILYEDLSLPLRAVRDLIRKDVEKVKVDSKETHERLQAFVAKYMPVLAERIELYSGERPIFDLYGVEDEIARALDKQVPLKSGGYLVIDQTEAMTTVDVNTGSFLGQRNLEETVYRTNLEAAQAVARQLRLRNLGGIIIIDFIDMDDPEHRRQVLRTLEKSLAKDHAKTTVYEFSPLGLVEMTRKRTVESLARQLSEPCPECSGRGSIKTTETVTYEIFREITRAVRQFEAARLLVIASPKVVARITDEESTAVAELEEFLGKSIRFQADEQYLQEQFDVVLL, encoded by the coding sequence ATGTCGGAAGAAATCCTGGTCAACGTCACCCCGCGCGAGACCCGCGTCGCGGTGATCGAAAACGGCATGCTGCAGGAACTGCACATCGAGCGAGGCTGGCGTCGCGGTGTGGTCGGCAACATCTACAAGGGCAAGGTGCAGCGGGTGATGCCGGGCATGCAGGCCGCCTTCGTCGAAGTCGGTCTGGATCGGGCCGCCTTCCTGCACGCGAACGACATCGTGCGTTCGTCGCCGGGCGCGGTGGTCGAGGGTGAGGATGCGCCGCTGCCAACGCCACCGGCCGCGCCGATCATGGACCTGCTGCGCGACGGCCAGGACATCGTGGTGCAGGTGGTGAAGGATCCCATCGGCAGCAAGGGCGCGCGCCTCACCACGCAGATCAGCATTCCCTCGCGCTACCTGGTGCTGCTGCCGCAGTCGAAGGTGATCGGCGTGTCGGCGCGCATCGAGGACGAGGCCGAGCGCCATCGGCTCAAGCAGGTCGTCACCGAACTGGCCGGCCTGCACGGCGGTCACGGCTACATCATCCGCACCAACGCGGAAGGGCAGCCTGCCGAGGCGCTCGCCGAGGACATCGCCTACCTGTCGCGCGTCTGGAATGTGGTGGAGCGGCGCGGTCGCGAGTCGCCCTCGTGCAGCATCCTGTACGAAGACCTCAGCCTGCCGCTGCGCGCGGTACGCGACCTGATCCGCAAGGACGTGGAAAAGGTCAAGGTCGACTCCAAGGAAACCCACGAGCGCCTGCAGGCGTTCGTGGCCAAGTACATGCCGGTGCTGGCCGAGCGCATCGAACTGTATTCGGGCGAGCGTCCGATCTTCGACCTGTACGGCGTCGAGGACGAGATCGCGCGTGCGCTGGACAAGCAGGTCCCGTTGAAGTCGGGCGGCTACCTGGTGATCGACCAGACCGAGGCGATGACGACGGTCGACGTGAACACAGGTTCGTTCCTCGGCCAGCGCAACCTGGAAGAGACCGTCTACCGCACCAACCTGGAGGCCGCGCAGGCGGTCGCGCGCCAGCTGCGGCTGCGCAACCTGGGCGGCATCATCATCATCGACTTCATCGACATGGACGATCCGGAGCACCGCCGCCAGGTACTGCGCACCCTGGAGAAGTCGCTCGCGAAGGACCACGCCAAGACGACGGTGTACGAGTTCTCGCCGTTGGGCCTGGTGGAGATGACGCGCAAGCGCACCGTGGAAAGCCTGGCACGCCAGTTGTCCGAACCCTGCCCCGAGTGCAGCGGCCGCGGCAGCATCAAGACCACGGAGACGGTGACCTACGAGATCTTCCGCGAGATCACCCGCGCCGTGCGCCAGTTCGAGGCCGCGCGCCTGCTGGTGATCGCCTCGCCCAAGGTCGTGGCCCGCATCACCGACGAGGAGTCGACCGCCGTCGCCGAACTGGAAGAATTCCTCGGCAAGTCGATCCGCTTCCAGGCCGACGAGCAGTACCTGCAGGAGCAGTTCGATGTCGTGCTGCTTTGA
- a CDS encoding Maf family nucleotide pyrophosphatase: MLYLASQSPRRAELLTRLGLTFGRIDLDIPEHRHPNEPATDYVRRVAREKAGAGLLKVVATPGAVVLGADTEVILEDEVFGKPVDAADAAAMLRRLSGRTHQAVSAVSVVSASREAQALVITDVSFAELDEDEIAAYVASGEAMGKAGAYGIQGRAEQFVTRLAGSYSAVMGLPLHETAKLLRDFGIHPTASAAIASA; this comes from the coding sequence ATGCTCTATCTGGCCTCCCAATCCCCCCGCCGTGCCGAACTGCTGACCCGCCTGGGGTTGACCTTCGGACGCATCGATCTCGATATCCCCGAGCACCGCCATCCCAACGAGCCCGCCACCGACTATGTCCGCCGCGTTGCCCGCGAGAAGGCCGGCGCCGGATTGCTCAAGGTCGTCGCAACCCCCGGTGCGGTGGTACTGGGCGCCGATACCGAGGTCATCCTGGAGGACGAAGTCTTCGGCAAGCCGGTCGATGCTGCCGACGCGGCGGCCATGCTGCGTCGCCTGTCCGGCCGTACGCATCAGGCGGTGTCCGCCGTCTCGGTGGTCAGCGCTTCGCGCGAGGCGCAGGCGCTGGTCATCACCGACGTCAGCTTCGCCGAACTGGACGAGGACGAGATCGCCGCCTACGTCGCCAGCGGCGAGGCGATGGGCAAGGCCGGCGCCTACGGTATCCAGGGGCGGGCCGAACAGTTCGTCACCCGGCTGGCCGGCAGCTACTCGGCGGTGATGGGGCTGCCGCTGCATGAAACGGCCAAGTTGCTGCGCGACTTCGGCATCCATCCCACGGCATCCGCCGCCATCGCGTCAGCCTGA
- a CDS encoding SIMPL domain-containing protein, with product MRPTLIRPLLLALTLSLGTTAAMTSSAQTTPAYAIPSDGTLLNVSAQAEASRVPDIATISAGVVTQAVDGNTAMRQNSEQMAKVVSAIKAAGIADKDVQTSGISLNPQYRYAENEAPKITGYQANNTVSIKVRDIAKLGKVLDALAGVGANQINGPSFEIDNPEPVYDEARLAALKKAQARAETYATSLGLKVRRIVSISEGNGGFRPMPMMAMAKMEARDASGAPPVSPGESTVSINLDVVFELGK from the coding sequence ATGCGTCCGACCCTGATCCGCCCCCTGCTACTCGCCCTGACCCTGTCCCTCGGAACCACCGCCGCCATGACTTCGTCCGCCCAGACCACCCCTGCCTACGCGATCCCATCCGACGGCACCCTGCTCAACGTGTCGGCGCAGGCCGAGGCCTCGCGCGTCCCGGACATCGCCACGATCTCGGCCGGCGTCGTCACCCAGGCCGTCGACGGCAATACCGCCATGCGCCAGAACAGCGAGCAGATGGCCAAGGTCGTGTCCGCCATCAAGGCCGCCGGCATCGCCGACAAGGACGTGCAGACCAGCGGCATCAGCCTCAACCCGCAGTACCGTTACGCCGAGAACGAAGCCCCCAAGATCACCGGCTACCAGGCCAACAACACGGTCAGCATCAAGGTCCGCGACATCGCCAAGTTGGGCAAGGTGCTGGACGCCCTGGCCGGCGTGGGTGCCAACCAGATCAACGGTCCCAGCTTCGAGATCGACAACCCGGAGCCGGTCTACGACGAGGCCCGTCTGGCGGCGCTGAAGAAGGCCCAGGCCCGTGCCGAGACCTACGCGACGTCGTTGGGCCTGAAGGTGCGCCGCATCGTCAGCATCTCCGAAGGCAACGGCGGCTTCCGCCCGATGCCGATGATGGCGATGGCCAAGATGGAAGCCCGCGATGCCAGTGGCGCGCCGCCGGTCTCGCCGGGCGAAAGCACCGTCTCGATCAACCTGGACGTGGTGTTCGAACTGGGCAAGTAA